The genomic window TTGACCGATGACTCCGGTTCCGGCTTCACGACAGTGTGGAATGCGGTCGTCTCCGAGCTCAACGGCGATCCGACGCCAGACGGCGTAGCCACCGACCTCACTGGTCTGGAAAATCCGCTGACACCTCAGCAGCGCGCGTGGCTCAACCTTGTTCAGCCACTCACCATCGTCGAGGGCTTCGCCCTGCTGTCCGTGCCGAGCAGTTTCGTACAAAACGAGATTGAACGTCATCTCCGCACGCCGATCACCGATGCGCTGAGCCGTCGGCTCGGGCAGCAGATCCAGCTCGGAGTCCGCATCGCACCGCCGCCTGAGGACTCCGACGAACCCGGCTACCCGCCGCCGGACACCTTCAACGACGACATCCTCGAAACGTCAAGTGACGTTGACGAGGGTGATGAGAACGGCGAGGTGATCGGCGCCGAACACACCTGGCCCAACTACTTCACCGAACGTCCCCATGCGAACGACCCGGCCGTGGCCGGCGGGACCAGCCTCAACCGCCGCTACACGTTCGACACTTTCGTGATCGGTGCCTCGAACCGGTTCGCCCACGCCGCGGCGCTGGCGATCGCCGAGGCTCCCGCCCGCGCCTACAACCCGCTTTTCATCTGGGGCGAATCCGGACTCGGCAAAACTCACCTCCTGCACGCCGCCGGCAACTACGCCCAGCGACTGTTCCCGGGCATGCGGGTCAAGTACGTCTCCACCGAGGAATTCACCAACGACTTCATCAACTCCCTGCGCGACGACCGCAAAGTTGCGTTCAAACGCAGCTACCGTGACGTCGACGTGCTGCTGGTCGATGACATTCAATTCATCGAGGGCAAGGAAGGTATCCAGGAAGAGTTCTTCCACACCTTCAATACCCTGCACAACGCCAACAAGCAGATCGTCATCTCGTCGGACCGGCCGCCCAAACAACTTGCGACACTGGAAGATCGGCTGCGAACCCGGTTCGAGTGGGGCCTGATCACCGACGTCCAGCCGCCCGAACTGGAAACCCGCATCGCCATTCTGCGCAAGAAGGCACAGATGGAACGGCTGGCGGTACCCGACGACGTGCTCGAGCTGATCGCCAGCAGCATCGAACGCAACATCCGCGAGCTCGAAGGCGCCCTCATCCGGGTGACGGCGTTCGCCTCGCTGAACAAGACGCCCATCGACAAGGCGCTGGCCGACATCGTCTTGCGCGACCTGATCGCCGACGCGAGCACCATGCAGATCAGCGCGGCCACCATCATGGCCGCCACCGCCGAGTACTTCGACACCACCGTCGAAGAATTACGCGGCCCGGGCAAGACCCGCGCCCTGGCTCAATCGCGCCAGATCGCGATGTATCTGTGCCGCGAACTCACCGATCTCTCGCTGCCGAAGATCGGTCAGGCGTTCGGCCGCGACCACACCACCGTCATGTACGCGCAGCGCAAGATCTTGTCGGAGATGGCCGAGCGCCGTGAGGTGTTCGATCACGTCAAAGAACTCACCACGCGCATCCGTCAGCGTTCCAAGCGCTGATTTGTAACCCGCGATTCAAACTTTTTTCGAAAAACTTCCCACCCGTCTGTCACACGGGTCACACGCCGGCGGTGTGTGCAGGCCTGTGCACAACCCCCGCAAACCACCGTGCACTACTCCCGCACCAGTGCACATCTGTGATTCATCCCCACCCACCCAACACGGGCCACACAGTTGTGCACGCGGTCATCCACACCCCCACCGCTCCCCTAGCTGCACGGGAGTCCAATTGTCCCCAGAATGCACAGCCCTTAATACTGGTACTGAAATCTCTTCGTCCTTTCTTCTTTGAAGAACAGCCCTGGGGACACTTGGTTGCCGCAGGCTTGCAACCATCTCGACCACCCGGCTTGTCGGCCTCAGCGATTAGCTTTCAAGATGGCCGCAGACGATCTACGGTTGTTCTTCGACTCCCGGTTGCGGGAGCCCCACGCTAGCGGGGGACGAGGCTAGCCACTGGACTCGAATCTTTTGGTAGGTGAAGGGACGCTATGGACGCCGCGACGACGAGAGCCGGCCTCACCGATTTGAAGTTTCGTCTGGTACGTGAGTCTTTCGCCGACGCGGTGTCCTGGGTGGCGAAAAATCTGCCGACCAGGCCCGCCGTGCCGGTGTTGTCCGGGGTGTTGTTGACCGGCTCCGATGACGGGCTGACCATCTCCGGTTTCGACTACGAAGTCTCCGCCGAGGCGCAGATAGCCGCTGAAATAGCTTCTCCGGGAAGCGTTTTGGTGTCCGGGCGGCTGTTGTCCGACATCACCCGGGCGCTACCCGACAAGCCGATCGACTTTTACGTCGACGGCAACCGGGTGGCGCTCACCTGTGGCAGCGCTAAATTCTCGTTGCCGACGATGGCCGTCGAGGATTACCCGACGCTGCCGGCGTTGCCGGACGAGACTGGCGCGTTGTCCGCGGATCTGTTCGCCGAGGCGATCGGTCAGGTCGCCATCGCCGCGGGCCGGGATGACACGTTGCCCATGCTGACCGGAATCCGCGTCGAAATTTCCGGCGATACGGTCGTTTTGGCCGCCACCGATCGGTTCCGTCTGGCAGTGCGCGAGCTGACCTGGTCGGCGTTGGCGCCCGATGTCGAAGCGTCGGTGCTGGTGCCGGCCAAGACGTTGTCCGAGGCGGCCAAGGCCGGCATTGACGGAGCCGAGGTTCGGTTGGCGTTGGGTGCCGGCAGTGGTGTCGGTAAAGACGGATTACTTGGCATCAGCGGTAACGGCAAGCGCAGTACCACGCGATTGCTGGATGCCGAGTTCCCCAAGTTCCGCCAGTTACTACCGGCCGAACACACGTCGGTGGCCACCATCAACGTCGCGCAGTTGACCGAGGCGATCAAGCTGGTCGCGCTGGTCGCGGACCGGGGTGCGCAGGTGCGAATGGAATTCGCCGACGGATCGCTGCGCCTTTCTGCGGGGGCCGACGATGTCGGCCGGGCCGAGGAAGAGTTGGCAGTCGACTTCGCCGGCGAACCGTTGACCATCGCGTTCAACCCGACCTATTTGACCGACGGTCTCGCATCGGTGCATTCGGAGCGAGTGTCGTTTGGTTTCACGACTCCGGGGAAGCCGGCGTTGCTGCGCCCGGCGATCGATGATGACAGTCATCCGACCGGCAACGGGCCGTTCTCGACATTGCCGACGGACTACGTCTACTTGTTGATGCCAGTTCGGTTGCCCGGCTAGGTGTACGTTCGACATTTGGCGCTGCGCGACTTCCGGTCCTGGGCGTCCGTTGATCTCGAATTAGAGCCTGGGCGCACGGTGTTCGTCGGTTCCAATGGCTTTGGGAAAACGAATCTCCTTGAGGCACTGTGGTATTCGACGACTCTGGGTTCGCATCGGGTGGGGACGGACGTGCCGCTGATCCGCGACGGTGCGCCGCGCGCCGTTGTTTCGACCATCGTGGTGAACGAGGGCCGCGAATGTGCGATCGATCTGGAGATCGCGGCGGGCCGGGCCAACAAGGCCCGGCTTAACCGCTCGCCGGTGCGCAGCACCCGCGAAGTGGTCGGAGTGCTGCGGTGTGTGTTGTTTGCTCCCGAGGACCTGTCGCTGGTGCGCGGCGATCCCGCGGACCGGCGCCGTTACGTGGACGACCTGGCGACGGTGCGCCGCCCGCGAACTGCCGGGGTGCGTGCCGACTACGAGAAGGTGCTGCGCCAGCGGACCGCATTGCTCAAGTCGCTGGCGGGGTCGCGATACCGCGGTGGCAGCCAAGACGCGCTGGACACCCTTGGGGTGTGGGACAGCCGGTTGGCTGAACACGGCGCCGAATTGATGGCCGCCCGAATCGATTTGGTGAACGAATTGGCGCCAGAGGTGGAGAAGGCCTACCAGTTGTTGGCGCCGGCTTCCCGTCCGGCGTCCATCGGCTACCGGGCCAGCATCGAGGGGTTGGGTGCCGCGGAGTCAGAGGTAGCCGCGGGTACCGACCGCGATTTCTTGGCGGCCGCGCTGCTGGCGGCGCTGGCAGCGCGCCGCGATGCCGAACTGGAACGCGGAGTGTGTCTCGTGGGCCCACACCGCGATGATCTGGAGCTCCGCCTGGGTGATCAGCCCGCCAAAGGCTTTGCCAGCCATGGTGAATCGTGGTCGTTCGCGGTCGCGTTGCGCCTGGCGTCCTACGAATTGTTGCGTGCCGACGGGAGCGAGCCCGTGTTGTTGCTCGATGATGTGTTCGCCGAACTCGACACGGCTCGCCGGCGTGCTTTGGCGGCCGTGGCCGAATCCGCCGAGCAGGTTTTGGTAACCGCGGCGGTACTGGAAGACATCCCTGAGGGCTGGGATGCTAGGCGGGTGCACATCGATCTGCGTGACGGCGAATCCGGCCGGGTGTCGGTGGTGCGGGCGTGACCGGCACCGAAGATCAGCGCAAGGTCGGTCCGGAAAGACTGAACCAGCTGGCCGGCATGGACCTGGTGCGGCGCACTCTGGAAGAAGCCCGCGCCGCCGCCCGGGCCAAGGGCAAGGACGCGGGCCGCGGCCGGGCCGGCGCCCCCGTCGCGCGGCGGGCGGGCGGGCAGCGCCGCAGCTGGTCGGGACCGGGCCCGGACGTCCGCGATCCCCAGCCATTGGGGAGGTTGACCCGCGACCTGGCGAAGAAACGTGGCTGGGCGACCCGTGTCGCCGAGGGTACGGTGCTGGGGCATTGGCCATCGGTGGTCGGCCATCAGATCGCTGATCACGCGACGCCGACGGCCCTGACCGAGGGTGTGCTCAGCGTCGCCGCCGAGTCGACGGCCTGGGCCACCCAGCTGCGGATGATCCAGGCGCAGCTGTTGGCGAAAATCGCCGCCGCGGTCGGCAACGGGGTGGTCACCTCGTTGAAGATCACCGGCCCGGCCGCGCCGTCATGGCGGAAGGGTCCGCGGCACATCTCGGGCCGGGGTCCGCGTGACACCTACGGCTGACCCGTTCGGTGCCGCGCGGGGTGCCGCGAACATACCCTCGACAGGCGGCGAACGACCGCCTCTCAGATCGGCGAGGACGAAATGGACCCCCATCATGCACCTCCGGACGCGCGATAAACGAAGAAATTGAGCACACGGCGCGTCCAGATAGGTAGAAACGCGCCCGGAGAATCGGTCCTGACCCCCCATCACGGTAGAGTGGATGCATGCGACTGCTGCGGTGATGAGAACCGCCCGCATGAAACCCCAAGGAGAGCATTCCGACCGTGGCTGCCCAGAAGAAGAAGGCGCAAGACGAATACGGCGCTTCAGCAATCACCGTGCTCGAAGGGCTGGAGGCCGTCCGTAAACGTCCCGGCATGTACATCGGGTCTACCGGTGAGCGTGGTCTGCACCACCTCGTCTGGGAGGTGGTCGACAACTCCGTCGACGAGGCGATGGCCGGCTACGCCAACCAGGTTGACGTGCGTATCCTCGACGATGGCGGCGTCGAGGTCTCCGACAACGGCCGCGGCATCCCGGTGGCGATGCACGCCACCGGTGCCCCCACCGTCGACGTGGTGATGACCCAGCTGCACGCCGGCGGCAAGTTCGGCGGCGAGAACAGCGGCTACAACGTCAGTGGTGGTCTGCACGGGGTCGGCGTGTCGGTGGTCAACGCGTTGTCGAAGCGGCTCGAAGTGGACATCGCCCGCGACGGCTACGAGTGGTCGCAGTACTACGACCGCGCCGTGCCCGGAACCCTCAAACAGGGCGAGGCCACCAAGAGAACCGGCACCACGATCAGGTTTTGGGCCGACTCCGACATCTTCGAAACCACCAATTACGACTTCGAGACGGTGGCGCGCCGGCTGCAGGAAATGGCGTTCCTGAACAAGGGGTTGACGATCAACCTCACCGACGAGCGGGTGACCCGGGACGAGGTCGTCGACGAGGTCGTCAGCGACACGGCCGATGCGCCCAAGTCCGCCGAGGAGCAGGCGGCCGAGTCGAGCACCTCACACAAGGTCAAGCACCGCACGTTCCATTACCCCGGCGGGCTGGTCGATTTCGTCAAGCACATCAACCGGACGAAGACCCCGATCCAACAGAGCATCATCGATTTCGACGGCAGGGGCCCCGGTCACGAGGTCGAAATCGCGATGCAGTGGAACGGCGGCTACTCGGAATCGGTGCACACCTTCGCCAACACCATCAACACCCACGAGGGCGGCACTCACGAGGAGGGCTTCCGCAGCGCGCTGACGACGGTGGTGAACAAATACGCCAAAGACAAGAAGCTGCTCAAGGAGAAGGACGCCAACCTCACCGGCGACGACATCCGCGAAGGCCTGGCCGCGGTGATCTCGGTCAAGGTCAGCGAACCGCAGTTCGAGGGTCAGACCAAGACCAAGCTCGGCAACACCGAGGTCAAGTCGTTCGTGCAAAAGGTCTGCAACGAGCAGCTCACCCACTGGTTCGAGGCCAACCCCGCCGATGCCAAAGTCGTGGTGAACAAGGCAGTGTCATCGGCGCAGGCCCGTATCGCCGCGCGCAAGGCGCGGGAGTTGGTACGCCGCAAGAGCGCGACCGACCTCGGCGGGCTGCCCGGCAAGCTGGCCGACTGCCGTTCCACCGACCCGCGAAAGTCGGAACTGTATGTGGTGGAAGGTGATTCGGCGGGTGGCTCGGCCAAGAGCGGCCGCGACTCGATGTTCCAGGCGATCCTGCCGCTGCGCGGCAAGATTATCAACGTGGAAAAGGCACGCATAGACCGAGTCCTGAAGAATACGGAGGTCCAGGCGATCATCACCGCGCTGGGCACCGGCATTCACGACGAGTTCGATATCACCAAGCTGCGCTACCACAAGATAGTGTTGATGGCCGACGCGGACGTTGACGGCCAACACATTTCGACGCTGTTGTTGACGTTGTTGTTCCGGTTCATGCGGCCGCTGATCGAGAACGGGCATGTGTTCTTGGCGCAGCCGCCGTTGTACAAGCTGAAGTGGCAGCGCAGCGAGCCGGAATTCGCCTACTCCGATCGCGAGCGCGACGGCCTGCTCGAAGCCGGACAAAAGGCCGGCAAGAAGATCAACAAGGACGACGGCATCCAGCGCTACAAGGGTCTGGGCGAGATGGACGCCAAGGAGTTGTGGGAAACCACAATGGACCCCACCGTCCGGGTGCTGCGTCAGATCACCCTCGACGACGCCGCGGCGGCCGACGAGTTGTTCTCGATCCTGATGGGCGAGGACGTCGATGCCCGCCGCAGCTTTATCACCCGCAATGCCAAGGACGTGCGTTTCCTGGACGTCTGATTGATCAGACCGGCCACCGTTGACCGAACGACGAGGACTACATGACTGACACCACGCTGCCGCCGGGCGACGACTCGCTCGACCGGATCGAACCGGTCGACATTCAGCAGGAGATGCAGCGCAGCTACATCGATTACGCGATGAGCGTGATCGTCGGTCGCGCGCTGCCCGAGGTGCGCGACGGTCTCAAGCCGGTGCACCGCCGGGTGCTCTACGCCATGTTCGACTCGGGCTTCCGGCCCGACCGCGGTCACGCCAAGTCGGCACGCTCGGTCGCCGAGACGATGGGCAACTATCATCCGCACGGCGACTCGTCGATCTATGACACGTTGGTCCGGATGGCGCAGCCTTGGTCGCTGCGGTACCCGTTGGTCGACGGCCAGGGCAACTTCGGCTCGCCGGGCAACGACCCGCCGGCCGCGATGCGATACACCGAGGCGCGCCTGACCCCCCTGGCGATGGAGATGCTGCGCGAAATCGACGAGGAGACAGTCGATTTCATCCCGAACTATGACGGGCGGGTGCAGGAGCCGACCGTGCTGCCCAGTCGGTTCCCCAACCTGCTGGCCAACGGGTCGGGCGGCATCGCGGTCGGTATGGCGACCAACATCCCGCCGCACAACCTGCGTGAACTGGCCGAGGCCGTCTACTGGTGCCTGGACAATCACGAGGCCGACGAAGAGGCGACGCTGGCCGCCGTCTGCGAGCGGGTGAAGGGCCCCGACTTCCCCACCCACGGCCTGATCGTCGGATCGCAAGGCATGCACGACGCCTACACCACCGGCCGTGGGTCGATCCGGATGCGCGGAGTCGTTGAGGTGGAAGAGGATTCACGCGGCCGCACCTCGCTGGTAATCACTGAGCTGCCCTACCAGGTGAACCACGACAACTTCATCACCTCGATCGCCGAACAGGTCCGCGACGGCAAGCTGGCCGGCATCTCCAACATCGAGGACCAGTCAAGCGACCGCGTCGGCCTGCGCATCGTCGTCGAAATCAAGCGGGACGCTGTGGCCAAGGTGGTGCTGAACAACCTCTACAAGCACACCCAGCTGCAGACCAGCTTCGGCGCGAACATGTTGTCGATCGTCGACGGGGTGCCGCGCACGCTGCGGCTCGACCAGATGATCCGCTACTACGTCGCGCACCAACTCGACGTCATCGTCCGGCGCACCACCTACCGGCTGCGCAAGGCCAACGAACGCGCGCACATCTTGCGCGGGTTGGTCAAAGCCCTTGACGCACTGGATGAAGTGATCGCGCTGATCCGCGCATCGGAGACCGTCGACATCGCGCGGGCCGGCTTGATCGAGTTGCTGGACATCGACGACATCCAGGCGCAGGCGATCCTCGACATGCAGCTGCGGCGGCTGGCCGCCCTGGAGCGCCAGCGCATCGTCGACGACTTGGCCAAGATCGAGGCCGAGATCGCCGACCTGGAGGACATTCTGGCCAAGCCGGAGCGTCAGCGCGGCATCGTCCGCGACGAGCTCGCCGAGATCGTCGAGAAGCACGGCGACGACCGCCGCACCCGGATCGTGGCGGCCGACGGCGAGGTCAACGACGAGGACCTGATCGCCCGTGAGGACGTCGTCGTCACGATCACCGAGACCGGCTACGCCAAGCGCACCAAGACCGACCTGTACCGCAGCCAGAAGCGGGGCGGCAAGGGCGTGCAGGGCGCGGGGCTCAAGCAGGACGACATCGTCGCGCACTTCTTCGTGTCCTCGACGCATGACTGGATCCTGTTCTTTACCACGCAGGGCCGGGTTTATCGGGCGAAGGCCTACGAGCTGCCCGAGGCGTCGCGGACCGCGCGCGGTCAGCACGTCGCCAACCTGCTGGCCTTCCAGCCCGAGGAGCGCATCGCGCAGGTCATCCAGATCCGCAGCTACGAGGACGCGCCTTATCTGGTGCTGGCCACCCGCAACGGGTTGGTCAAGAAGTCCAAGCTGACCGACTTCGACTCCAACCGGTCGGGCGGCATCGTCGCGGTCAACCTGCGCGACGGGGATGAACTGGTCGGCGCGGTGCTGTGCTCGTCGGAAGAGGACCTGCTGCTGGTGTCGGCGCTGGGCCAGTCGATCCGTTTCTCGGCGACCGACGAGGCGCTGCGGCCGATGGGCCGCGCCACCTCCGGCGTTCAGGGCATGCGGTTCAACGCGGATGACTACCTGCTGTCGCTGAATGTCATCCGCGAGGGCACCTACCTGTTGGTGGCCACGTCCGGGGGCTATGCCAAGCGCACCGCGATCGAGGAGTACCCGGTGCAGGGCCGCGGCGGCAAGGGGGTCCTGACGGTCCAGTACGACGTCCGCCGTGGCAGGCTGGTCGGAGCGTTGATCGTCGATGATGACAGCGAGCTGTATGCGATCACCTCGGGCGGCGGGGTCATCCGCACCGCGGCACGCCAGGTCCGCAAGGCCGGACGGCAGACCAAGGGCGTGCGGTTGATGAACCTGGGTGAGGACAACACGCTGTTGGCTATCGCGCGCAACGCGGAGGAGAACGAAGACGAGGGCCTTGCGGAAACCGGCGGGGAGTCGGACGGCTAGGCCCGTAACCCACGCGGGTCAAGCAGCGGCTCGTCCCGCAACCCGGGCATCTAGACTCAGCCCGACCACAGCTAACGCGACTGCCACCGCCTGGGCGGCCGAGGACAGGTAAGGAGTCTGCAGGTGACTTCACCGAACGAGCCGGGCGCCCCCAACAAGGGCGACGGGCCCAACGGAGATGGGGCCGGCGAGCGTGCCGGAGCGCATCAGACCCCGGCTGCGCCAGCCGGCCGCGCGCAGGAGGGGCCGGATGCACCGCCGTGGCAGCGCACCGGCCGTCCCGCGCAGCCGGCGAACCGCCCGGCCGAATCCCAGGGTGACCGACCGTCGGGCCCGGCCGCCGGAATGGACGCCCGGCTCAACCGGTTCATCTCCGGCACGGCGGCACCCGGTGGCCCCGCGCACCCGAATAGCCCGCCGCACGACGCCGGCCGTGGCGACGGCGGCGCCGCCGAGCCCTATGCCAGCGAGCTGCCCGACCTGTCGGGCCCGCTGCCCCGGCCGGCGCAGCGCAAGAGCGCCGAGCGGTCGACGGAGAGCTCGGCGGGGCCTGGCCGATCGGGGAGCACCGAGACGCGGGAGAGCTCAGACAAACTCGTCCAGGTGTCGCGGCGCACCCGTGGCCCGGTCCGGGCGAGCATGCAGATCCGGCGGATCGACCCGTGGAGCACGCTGAAAGTGTCGCTGATGCTTTCGGTGGCACTGTTTTTCGTCTGGATGATCGCTGTGGCGTTCCTGTATCTGGTGCTCGGTGGCATGGGCGTGTGGGCGAAGCTCAACAGCAATGTCGGCGACCTGCTGAACAACACCAGCGGCAGCGGCGGGGAACTTGTGTCCAGCGGCACCATCTTCGGCGGCGCGGTGCTGATCGGGTTGGTCAACATCGTCCTGCTGACCGCCATGGCCACCATTGGTGCCTTCATCTACAACTTGGCGACCGACCTGATCGGCGGCATCGAGGTGACGTTGGCAGACCGGGATTAGCCCGCGGTTTTGGGGGTGGGGCGGCGGTTGCGGTAATCTCGGCGCTCGGCCGTACGCGAATACGGGCCTATAGCTCAGGCGGTTAGAGCGCTTCGCTGATAACGAAGAGGTCGGAGGTTCGAGTCCTCCTAGGCCCACAGTCATGTGCCCGTCAGGACGTTTCGTGAGAGTTGCATTGCCGTTGGCGCTGATCGCTGTAGCGTCAGCGGTGCTGTGGTCGCGACGTGGAGTCGAGGTCTGGCATGTGGCGGATGTTGATCCGTTCCCCGGCGAGGGGCCTTAGCTCAGTTGGTAGAGCACTGCCTTTGCAAGGCAGGTGTCAGGGGTTCGATTCCCCTAGGCTCCACAAATCCCAAACTGTTTGCCAGCCGGTCATGTGTCCTGGCAGGCGCAGCGGCACTCATAGCTGTATGGTGCGGGCATGATGAAATCGGCGTTGATCGTCGCCGCGTCGTTCGGGACGGCGTTGACGATCAGTGGAATCGGAACGGCTCCGCAGGCTTCGGCGGGTTGTCAGGCAGGCATCATCCCCGGAGGAGTCGTACTGCGACAAACCAATAGGCCCGGACGGGACCTGGGAGCGCTGCCATCAAGGCCCCAGCTATCCGGTGTACGGTGGCCCCGGAGTGGTTGAGACCAGAACCCCTCCGCCCGAGTGTTACCCGATTGACCCGACGCAGGCGACGCCGTTGGGGCAGCCGCCGAACCACATCGACGATTAATTCGTCGACCGCCGAGCCCAGCTGAGCGCAGCGGCGGTCGTGGCCAACGCTTCCCCCGGTGCCACCGGCGTTGCCGGCAGAAGGAGGCGTACGTGCCGCTGGAAAAGACGACCTGGTTGCGCGCGCTGCGGCCGGTGCCGAACGCTCGTGCCGTCCTGTTGGGCTTCCCGCCCGCCGGGGGATCGGCAGGGGCGTATCGGGCGCTGGCCCAACGGATCACGCTGGGCGTCGCGGTTTACGCCGTGCAGTATCCCGGGCGACAGGATCGGCTGGGCGACCCGCTGGTCACAGATATGGCCGAGCTGGCCGACCTCGTGACGGCCGACCTTTCGCGGTGGGGCGCGGTGCCCAAGCTCGCCTTGTTCGGGCACAGCATGGGGGCGACGGTCGCGTTCGAGGTGGCTCGGCGGTTGGAGTCGGAAAACCGCGATCCGGTCCGGTTGTTCGTGTCCGGCCGGATAGCGCCCGACGAGCCCTACTCGGGCCGCGTGCACACCGGGCCGGACGCCGAGCTGATCGCCGAGCTGGAGCGCCTGGCCAACGACCCGGCCTCGGTGGCGGGGCTGCGCGCCGACCCGGATCTCGCGGACCTGGTGCTGCCGCCGTTGCGCGCCGACTACCGCACGGTGGAGACCTACGAGTTCCAGCCGGGGCCGCCCCTGCGGTGCCCGCTGTCGGTGCTGCTCGGGGACGCCGATCCCACCGTCACGCCCGGGCAGGCGGAAGGCTGGCGGGCGTACACCGACGCCGAATTCGAGCTGACTACGTTTCCGGGCCGGCACTTCTACCTCGACGAGCACGTCCCCGAGGTCGCCGACTACTTGTCCGCCCGCTTAGGCTGAACTCCAAAAGTGTTGAGCGTTAAGTCGTTTGGAACGACGAGCCGAGAAATCGTTCCACCAGCTCCCGCTCGGCCGCTCGGTCTTTCAGCGGCCAGGACCACAGCGACAGGAAGACCCGGATCAGCCATTGCGCGGCGAGGGGATCGTTGAGGCCCAGCATCTGCGCGGCGAAACCCAGCACCGCAGGCGACGTCGTGACCCATTGGCTGTCCGGTCCCAGATGCATCGTTCGCATGAGGTGCACCAGCGGATCCGCGTGCATGCGATCGAGGGCGGCGAGCGTCGCGGCCACCACCCTCTCCCGGCCGCGGAGGCCTTCGATCGCGTCGTGCACGGAGTCGACGATGCGATTGGCGTGCAGGACGACGATCGCGTCGCGGATCGCGGCTTTGCCGCCGGCGTGCCGGTAAATGGTGGCCGGGGAGCAATGCACCTCCGCGGCCAGGGCCTCGATCGTGAGGCCGTCATAGCCGACGCGCGAGATGATGTCGGCGGCCGCGGCATAGATGCGCTCGGCGGCCGCGCCGTGGCGATCCCGCCCCACCAACCAATCGTTTTGGGTCATGCGATCACCCTCCTGGCAGTGGCGCGCAGAAAGACAGACTCCTCATCGTGAGAACTCTGAGCCAATTCTTCTCAGCCTAATCGCAGCCAGCGCAGCGCCGGTGAGAACGGCCGCCCCTGGCGTCCGGTCCACCGCTTATCAACTTCGCTGCGGCGTATTGACGCTGCAAGGGGCCGGATTCAGCCTGGACACATGACGGTCCTGGATGAACCGATGCACTTCTTCGGCGTCGAGGCGTTGCAGGATCCCTATCCGCTCTACGACCGCATGCGCGCCCAGGCGCCCGTGCATCGCATCGGCGATTCGGAGTTCTACGCCGTCTGCGGGTGGGACGCGGTGATCGACGCCGTCAACCGCGTCGAGGACTTCTCCTCCAACCTCACCGCGACGATCGTCTTCGGGGAGGACGGCACGGTGACGCCCTTCGACATGGGCGGGTCCGGCAGCGCCGCGCATGTCCTGGCCACCGCAGACGACCCCACGCACGCGCGGCACCGCAAG from Mycobacterium shigaense includes these protein-coding regions:
- a CDS encoding CDGP domain-containing protein, which produces MESERLRRLRRVVRQASSPEESYCDKPIGPDGTWERCHQGPSYPVYGGPGVVETRTPPPECYPIDPTQATPLGQPPNHIDD
- a CDS encoding thioesterase II family protein: MPLEKTTWLRALRPVPNARAVLLGFPPAGGSAGAYRALAQRITLGVAVYAVQYPGRQDRLGDPLVTDMAELADLVTADLSRWGAVPKLALFGHSMGATVAFEVARRLESENRDPVRLFVSGRIAPDEPYSGRVHTGPDAELIAELERLANDPASVAGLRADPDLADLVLPPLRADYRTVETYEFQPGPPLRCPLSVLLGDADPTVTPGQAEGWRAYTDAEFELTTFPGRHFYLDEHVPEVADYLSARLG
- the gyrA gene encoding DNA gyrase subunit A gives rise to the protein MTDTTLPPGDDSLDRIEPVDIQQEMQRSYIDYAMSVIVGRALPEVRDGLKPVHRRVLYAMFDSGFRPDRGHAKSARSVAETMGNYHPHGDSSIYDTLVRMAQPWSLRYPLVDGQGNFGSPGNDPPAAMRYTEARLTPLAMEMLREIDEETVDFIPNYDGRVQEPTVLPSRFPNLLANGSGGIAVGMATNIPPHNLRELAEAVYWCLDNHEADEEATLAAVCERVKGPDFPTHGLIVGSQGMHDAYTTGRGSIRMRGVVEVEEDSRGRTSLVITELPYQVNHDNFITSIAEQVRDGKLAGISNIEDQSSDRVGLRIVVEIKRDAVAKVVLNNLYKHTQLQTSFGANMLSIVDGVPRTLRLDQMIRYYVAHQLDVIVRRTTYRLRKANERAHILRGLVKALDALDEVIALIRASETVDIARAGLIELLDIDDIQAQAILDMQLRRLAALERQRIVDDLAKIEAEIADLEDILAKPERQRGIVRDELAEIVEKHGDDRRTRIVAADGEVNDEDLIAREDVVVTITETGYAKRTKTDLYRSQKRGGKGVQGAGLKQDDIVAHFFVSSTHDWILFFTTQGRVYRAKAYELPEASRTARGQHVANLLAFQPEERIAQVIQIRSYEDAPYLVLATRNGLVKKSKLTDFDSNRSGGIVAVNLRDGDELVGAVLCSSEEDLLLVSALGQSIRFSATDEALRPMGRATSGVQGMRFNADDYLLSLNVIREGTYLLVATSGGYAKRTAIEEYPVQGRGGKGVLTVQYDVRRGRLVGALIVDDDSELYAITSGGGVIRTAARQVRKAGRQTKGVRLMNLGEDNTLLAIARNAEENEDEGLAETGGESDG
- a CDS encoding TetR/AcrR family transcriptional regulator, translated to MTQNDWLVGRDRHGAAAERIYAAAADIISRVGYDGLTIEALAAEVHCSPATIYRHAGGKAAIRDAIVVLHANRIVDSVHDAIEGLRGRERVVAATLAALDRMHADPLVHLMRTMHLGPDSQWVTTSPAVLGFAAQMLGLNDPLAAQWLIRVFLSLWSWPLKDRAAERELVERFLGSSFQTT
- a CDS encoding DUF3566 domain-containing protein, with translation MTSPNEPGAPNKGDGPNGDGAGERAGAHQTPAAPAGRAQEGPDAPPWQRTGRPAQPANRPAESQGDRPSGPAAGMDARLNRFISGTAAPGGPAHPNSPPHDAGRGDGGAAEPYASELPDLSGPLPRPAQRKSAERSTESSAGPGRSGSTETRESSDKLVQVSRRTRGPVRASMQIRRIDPWSTLKVSLMLSVALFFVWMIAVAFLYLVLGGMGVWAKLNSNVGDLLNNTSGSGGELVSSGTIFGGAVLIGLVNIVLLTAMATIGAFIYNLATDLIGGIEVTLADRD